The genomic window GTGGGCAGGTGACCTACCATGGCCCCGGGCAGGTCGTGCTGTATCCGCTTTTGGATGTACGTCGGGCGGAAGTTGGGGTGAGAGACCTGGTAAGCGCGCTTGAAAACGCGGTGATTGATGTCCTGGAAAACTATGGAGTAAGAGCCAGAGCCAAGCCGGATGCGCCAGGCGTCTATGTCACTACTGCGATGGGCGAGGCCAAAATCGCATCATTGGGCCTGCGCATTCGGCGGGGGGGCAGCTTTCACGGCGTAGCGCTCAATGTGGATGCTGACCTGTCACCGTTTGAGCGCATTAACCCTTGCGGCTATGCTGGCATGCAGATGACTAATCTGGCTGATCTGGTTGAACGCCAGGTTAGCTGTGACTCTGTGGGCAGAGAGCTTGCAGAAGCCTTGGCAGCACGGCTTCAGCGTCGGTTAACGCCAAAGCCGTAAAAACCCAGCTAGCCGACGTTGAAAGCCGGAATAAGATTGCTGTCTTCTTCTGCCTGGCCAGGCACTTTGGCAGGCGTTGCCAGGCCAAGGTTGTTTTTCTCGAATACCCGGTCAGCGCGATAGCTGGAGCGTACCAGAGGTCCGGAAGGCACTTCCATAAAGCCCTTTTCGAGCCCAAGTTGAC from Halomonas sp. CH40 includes these protein-coding regions:
- the lipB gene encoding lipoyl(octanoyl) transferase LipB — protein: MDKQSIELHLLGMRPYLPVWEAMRSLTDTRDAGTPDQFWLVEHEPVFTQGRAGKPEHLLMPGDIPVVHTDRGGQVTYHGPGQVVLYPLLDVRRAEVGVRDLVSALENAVIDVLENYGVRARAKPDAPGVYVTTAMGEAKIASLGLRIRRGGSFHGVALNVDADLSPFERINPCGYAGMQMTNLADLVERQVSCDSVGRELAEALAARLQRRLTPKP